The following coding sequences lie in one Rutidosis leptorrhynchoides isolate AG116_Rl617_1_P2 chromosome 6, CSIRO_AGI_Rlap_v1, whole genome shotgun sequence genomic window:
- the LOC139851527 gene encoding phosphoinositide phospholipase C 4-like isoform X1 encodes MKRMGNYKVCYCFTRNFKITESEPPDDVREAFKKYSGDGINMSADQFRRFLDEFHNEQVSIAEAERLVDQIVHKHHHLVKFMNRKSLNLDDFHHFLFNTDLNPPIRSQVHQDMTAPLSHYYIYTGHNSYLTGNQLSSKCSEVPIIKALKRGVRVIELDLWPKSSGDDVHVLHGRTLTSPVKLIECLKAIKEYAFVASPYPVIITLEDHLTPDLQEKVAEMITDIFGSMLYYPESTKFEELPNPESLKHRILISTKPPKEYLESKDDERSSSHKNKVSDVDDDTWSEDRSSYKLIYMLQSGSDYDVDTEELLKDKKSCSSPVYKRLIAIHAGKPKGGLKDALKVEKDKVRRLSLSEQALEKAVENHGQDVVRFTQKNILRIYPKGTRITSSNYKPLIGWLHGAQMVAFNMQGYGRSLWLMQGMFRANGSCGYVKKPDFLMRCGPKNEVFNPKAKLPARTTLKVKVYMGDGWHLDFKKTHFDKYSPPDFYTKVGIAGASVDKQMKRTKIKEDNWTPVWNEEFTFPLAVPELAILRIEVHDYNMSEKDDFAGQICLPVLELKPGIRAVPLCNRKGVQYTSTRLLMRFEII; translated from the exons aTGAAAAGAATGGGTAATTATAAGGTATGCTACTGTTTTACTAGAAACTTCAAAATAACAGAATCTGAACCACCGGATGACGTCAGAGAAGCGTTTAAAAAATACTCCGGTGACGGAATCAACATGTCAGCAGATCAGTTCCGGCGGTTTTTAGATGAGTTTCACAATGAACAAGTATCAATTGCTGAAGCTGAACGTTTAGTGGATCAGATTGTTCACAAACATCATCATCTTGTAAAATTTATGAACAGAAAGTCTCTTAATTTAGATGATTTTCATCATTTTTTGTTTAACACCGACCTCAATCCACCAATTAGATCTCAG GTTCATCAAGATATGACTGCTCCGTTATCGCATTACTACATATACACGGGACACAATTCGTACTTAACTGGGAACCAGTTAAGTAGTAAATGCAGTGAAGTTCCGATTATTAAAGCGCTTAAACGTGGTGTGAGAGTAATAGAACTTGATCTATGGCCGAAATCATCTGGAGATGATGTTCATGTTCTTCATGGAAG GACGTTGACAAGCCCTGTAAAACTTATCGAATGCTTGAAAGCAATTAAAGAGTATGCTTTTGTAGCTTCACCTTATCCAGTCATCATTACACTCGAAGATCATCTTACACCTGATCTTCAAGAAAAAGTTGCTGAG ATGATCACAGATATATTCGGGTCGATGCTATATTACCCTGAATCCACAAAGTTTGAAGAACTACCAAATCCCGAAAGTTTAAAACATCGGATTCTCATTTCGACCAAACCTCCAAAAGAGTACCTTGAATCCAAAGACGACGAGCGTAGTAGCTCACATAAGAACAAAGTTTCAGATGTTGATGATGATACTTGGAGTGAAGACAGAAGTT CTTATAAATTGATTTATATGTTGCAGTCAGGAAGTGACTATGATGTTGATACTGAAGAACTGTTAAAAGACAAGAAATCATGTTCGTCTCCTGTTTACAAACGGTTGATTGCGATTCATGCTGGTAAACCCAAAGGTGGACTAAAGGATGCTTTAAAAGTTGAAAAGGACAAAGTCAGACGTCTAAGTTTATCAGAACAAGCGCTTGAAAAGGCGGTAGAAAATCATGGACAGGATGTTGTGAG GTTCACGCAGAAGAACATTCTTAGGATTTATCCTAAAGGGACCCGTATTACGTCCTCAAATTACAAGCCACTAATTGGTTGGCTACATGGAGCTCAGATGGTTGCATTTAATATGCAG GGGTATGGTAGATCATTGTGGTTAATGCAGGGAATGTTTAGAGCTAATGGAAGTTGTGGTTATGTGAAAAAACCAGATTTTTTAATGAGATGTGGGCCCAAGAATGAGGTGTTTAATCCTAAAGCTAAGCTACCAGCCAGGACAACATTAAAG GTGAAAGTTTACATGGGAGATGGATGGCATCTGGATTTTAAGAAAACGCATTTCGATAAATACTCTCCGCCAGATTTTTACACCAAG GTGGGTATAGCTGGAGCATCTGTTGATAAGCAAATGAAAAGAACCAAAATCAAGGAGGACAATTGGACACCTGTTTGGAACGAAGAGTTTACGTTTCCATTAGCAGTTCCAGAATTAGCTATACTTAGAATTGAAGTGCATGATTACAACATGTCTGAAAAAGATGATTTTGCTGGACAAATTTGTCTTCCTGTTTTAGAGTTGAAGCCCGGAATCCGGGCGGTCCCACTTTGTAACCGTAAGGGAGTCCAATACACATCAACAAGGTTACTGATGAGATTTGAGATTATATAA
- the LOC139851527 gene encoding phosphoinositide phospholipase C 6-like isoform X3 produces the protein MKRMGNYKVCYCFTRNFKITESEPPDDVREAFKKYSGDGINMSADQFRRFLDEFHNEQVSIAEAERLVDQIVHKHHHLVKFMNRKSLNLDDFHHFLFNTDLNPPIRSQVHQDMTAPLSHYYIYTGHNSYLTGNQLSSKCSEVPIIKALKRGVRVIELDLWPKSSGDDVHVLHGRTLTSPVKLIECLKAIKEYAFVASPYPVIITLEDHLTPDLQEKVAEMITDIFGSMLYYPESTKFEELPNPESLKHRILISTKPPKEYLESKDDERSSSHKNKVSDVDDDTCYMLQSGSDYDVDTEELLKDKKSCSSPVYKRLIAIHAGKPKGGLKDALKVEKDKVRRLSLSEQALEKAVENHGQDVVRFTQKNILRIYPKGTRITSSNYKPLIGWLHGAQMVAFNMQGYGRSLWLMQGMFRANGSCGYVKKPDFLMRCGPKNEVFNPKAKLPARTTLKVKVYMGDGWHLDFKKTHFDKYSPPDFYTKVGIAGASVDKQMKRTKIKEDNWTPVWNEEFTFPLAVPELAILRIEVHDYNMSEKDDFAGQICLPVLELKPGIRAVPLCNRKGVQYTSTRLLMRFEII, from the exons aTGAAAAGAATGGGTAATTATAAGGTATGCTACTGTTTTACTAGAAACTTCAAAATAACAGAATCTGAACCACCGGATGACGTCAGAGAAGCGTTTAAAAAATACTCCGGTGACGGAATCAACATGTCAGCAGATCAGTTCCGGCGGTTTTTAGATGAGTTTCACAATGAACAAGTATCAATTGCTGAAGCTGAACGTTTAGTGGATCAGATTGTTCACAAACATCATCATCTTGTAAAATTTATGAACAGAAAGTCTCTTAATTTAGATGATTTTCATCATTTTTTGTTTAACACCGACCTCAATCCACCAATTAGATCTCAG GTTCATCAAGATATGACTGCTCCGTTATCGCATTACTACATATACACGGGACACAATTCGTACTTAACTGGGAACCAGTTAAGTAGTAAATGCAGTGAAGTTCCGATTATTAAAGCGCTTAAACGTGGTGTGAGAGTAATAGAACTTGATCTATGGCCGAAATCATCTGGAGATGATGTTCATGTTCTTCATGGAAG GACGTTGACAAGCCCTGTAAAACTTATCGAATGCTTGAAAGCAATTAAAGAGTATGCTTTTGTAGCTTCACCTTATCCAGTCATCATTACACTCGAAGATCATCTTACACCTGATCTTCAAGAAAAAGTTGCTGAG ATGATCACAGATATATTCGGGTCGATGCTATATTACCCTGAATCCACAAAGTTTGAAGAACTACCAAATCCCGAAAGTTTAAAACATCGGATTCTCATTTCGACCAAACCTCCAAAAGAGTACCTTGAATCCAAAGACGACGAGCGTAGTAGCTCACATAAGAACAAAGTTTCAGATGTTGATGATGATACTTG TTATATGTTGCAGTCAGGAAGTGACTATGATGTTGATACTGAAGAACTGTTAAAAGACAAGAAATCATGTTCGTCTCCTGTTTACAAACGGTTGATTGCGATTCATGCTGGTAAACCCAAAGGTGGACTAAAGGATGCTTTAAAAGTTGAAAAGGACAAAGTCAGACGTCTAAGTTTATCAGAACAAGCGCTTGAAAAGGCGGTAGAAAATCATGGACAGGATGTTGTGAG GTTCACGCAGAAGAACATTCTTAGGATTTATCCTAAAGGGACCCGTATTACGTCCTCAAATTACAAGCCACTAATTGGTTGGCTACATGGAGCTCAGATGGTTGCATTTAATATGCAG GGGTATGGTAGATCATTGTGGTTAATGCAGGGAATGTTTAGAGCTAATGGAAGTTGTGGTTATGTGAAAAAACCAGATTTTTTAATGAGATGTGGGCCCAAGAATGAGGTGTTTAATCCTAAAGCTAAGCTACCAGCCAGGACAACATTAAAG GTGAAAGTTTACATGGGAGATGGATGGCATCTGGATTTTAAGAAAACGCATTTCGATAAATACTCTCCGCCAGATTTTTACACCAAG GTGGGTATAGCTGGAGCATCTGTTGATAAGCAAATGAAAAGAACCAAAATCAAGGAGGACAATTGGACACCTGTTTGGAACGAAGAGTTTACGTTTCCATTAGCAGTTCCAGAATTAGCTATACTTAGAATTGAAGTGCATGATTACAACATGTCTGAAAAAGATGATTTTGCTGGACAAATTTGTCTTCCTGTTTTAGAGTTGAAGCCCGGAATCCGGGCGGTCCCACTTTGTAACCGTAAGGGAGTCCAATACACATCAACAAGGTTACTGATGAGATTTGAGATTATATAA
- the LOC139851527 gene encoding phosphoinositide phospholipase C 4-like isoform X4: MKRMGNYKVCYCFTRNFKITESEPPDDVREAFKKYSGDGINMSADQFRRFLDEFHNEQVSIAEAERLVDQIVHKHHHLVKFMNRKSLNLDDFHHFLFNTDLNPPIRSQVHQDMTAPLSHYYIYTGHNSYLTGNQLSSKCSEVPIIKALKRGVRVIELDLWPKSSGDDVHVLHGRTLTSPVKLIECLKAIKEYAFVASPYPVIITLEDHLTPDLQEKVAEMITDIFGSMLYYPESTKFEELPNPESLKHRILISTKPPKEYLESKDDERSSSHKNKVSDVDDDTWSEDRRSDYDVDTEELLKDKKSCSSPVYKRLIAIHAGKPKGGLKDALKVEKDKVRRLSLSEQALEKAVENHGQDVVRFTQKNILRIYPKGTRITSSNYKPLIGWLHGAQMVAFNMQGYGRSLWLMQGMFRANGSCGYVKKPDFLMRCGPKNEVFNPKAKLPARTTLKVKVYMGDGWHLDFKKTHFDKYSPPDFYTKVGIAGASVDKQMKRTKIKEDNWTPVWNEEFTFPLAVPELAILRIEVHDYNMSEKDDFAGQICLPVLELKPGIRAVPLCNRKGVQYTSTRLLMRFEII; the protein is encoded by the exons aTGAAAAGAATGGGTAATTATAAGGTATGCTACTGTTTTACTAGAAACTTCAAAATAACAGAATCTGAACCACCGGATGACGTCAGAGAAGCGTTTAAAAAATACTCCGGTGACGGAATCAACATGTCAGCAGATCAGTTCCGGCGGTTTTTAGATGAGTTTCACAATGAACAAGTATCAATTGCTGAAGCTGAACGTTTAGTGGATCAGATTGTTCACAAACATCATCATCTTGTAAAATTTATGAACAGAAAGTCTCTTAATTTAGATGATTTTCATCATTTTTTGTTTAACACCGACCTCAATCCACCAATTAGATCTCAG GTTCATCAAGATATGACTGCTCCGTTATCGCATTACTACATATACACGGGACACAATTCGTACTTAACTGGGAACCAGTTAAGTAGTAAATGCAGTGAAGTTCCGATTATTAAAGCGCTTAAACGTGGTGTGAGAGTAATAGAACTTGATCTATGGCCGAAATCATCTGGAGATGATGTTCATGTTCTTCATGGAAG GACGTTGACAAGCCCTGTAAAACTTATCGAATGCTTGAAAGCAATTAAAGAGTATGCTTTTGTAGCTTCACCTTATCCAGTCATCATTACACTCGAAGATCATCTTACACCTGATCTTCAAGAAAAAGTTGCTGAG ATGATCACAGATATATTCGGGTCGATGCTATATTACCCTGAATCCACAAAGTTTGAAGAACTACCAAATCCCGAAAGTTTAAAACATCGGATTCTCATTTCGACCAAACCTCCAAAAGAGTACCTTGAATCCAAAGACGACGAGCGTAGTAGCTCACATAAGAACAAAGTTTCAGATGTTGATGATGATACTTGGAGTGAAGACAGAA GAAGTGACTATGATGTTGATACTGAAGAACTGTTAAAAGACAAGAAATCATGTTCGTCTCCTGTTTACAAACGGTTGATTGCGATTCATGCTGGTAAACCCAAAGGTGGACTAAAGGATGCTTTAAAAGTTGAAAAGGACAAAGTCAGACGTCTAAGTTTATCAGAACAAGCGCTTGAAAAGGCGGTAGAAAATCATGGACAGGATGTTGTGAG GTTCACGCAGAAGAACATTCTTAGGATTTATCCTAAAGGGACCCGTATTACGTCCTCAAATTACAAGCCACTAATTGGTTGGCTACATGGAGCTCAGATGGTTGCATTTAATATGCAG GGGTATGGTAGATCATTGTGGTTAATGCAGGGAATGTTTAGAGCTAATGGAAGTTGTGGTTATGTGAAAAAACCAGATTTTTTAATGAGATGTGGGCCCAAGAATGAGGTGTTTAATCCTAAAGCTAAGCTACCAGCCAGGACAACATTAAAG GTGAAAGTTTACATGGGAGATGGATGGCATCTGGATTTTAAGAAAACGCATTTCGATAAATACTCTCCGCCAGATTTTTACACCAAG GTGGGTATAGCTGGAGCATCTGTTGATAAGCAAATGAAAAGAACCAAAATCAAGGAGGACAATTGGACACCTGTTTGGAACGAAGAGTTTACGTTTCCATTAGCAGTTCCAGAATTAGCTATACTTAGAATTGAAGTGCATGATTACAACATGTCTGAAAAAGATGATTTTGCTGGACAAATTTGTCTTCCTGTTTTAGAGTTGAAGCCCGGAATCCGGGCGGTCCCACTTTGTAACCGTAAGGGAGTCCAATACACATCAACAAGGTTACTGATGAGATTTGAGATTATATAA
- the LOC139851527 gene encoding phosphoinositide phospholipase C 6-like isoform X2, with amino-acid sequence MKRMGNYKVCYCFTRNFKITESEPPDDVREAFKKYSGDGINMSADQFRRFLDEFHNEQVSIAEAERLVDQIVHKHHHLVKFMNRKSLNLDDFHHFLFNTDLNPPIRSQVHQDMTAPLSHYYIYTGHNSYLTGNQLSSKCSEVPIIKALKRGVRVIELDLWPKSSGDDVHVLHGRTLTSPVKLIECLKAIKEYAFVASPYPVIITLEDHLTPDLQEKVAEMITDIFGSMLYYPESTKFEELPNPESLKHRILISTKPPKEYLESKDDERSSSHKNKVSDVDDDTWSEDRSYKSGSDYDVDTEELLKDKKSCSSPVYKRLIAIHAGKPKGGLKDALKVEKDKVRRLSLSEQALEKAVENHGQDVVRFTQKNILRIYPKGTRITSSNYKPLIGWLHGAQMVAFNMQGYGRSLWLMQGMFRANGSCGYVKKPDFLMRCGPKNEVFNPKAKLPARTTLKVKVYMGDGWHLDFKKTHFDKYSPPDFYTKVGIAGASVDKQMKRTKIKEDNWTPVWNEEFTFPLAVPELAILRIEVHDYNMSEKDDFAGQICLPVLELKPGIRAVPLCNRKGVQYTSTRLLMRFEII; translated from the exons aTGAAAAGAATGGGTAATTATAAGGTATGCTACTGTTTTACTAGAAACTTCAAAATAACAGAATCTGAACCACCGGATGACGTCAGAGAAGCGTTTAAAAAATACTCCGGTGACGGAATCAACATGTCAGCAGATCAGTTCCGGCGGTTTTTAGATGAGTTTCACAATGAACAAGTATCAATTGCTGAAGCTGAACGTTTAGTGGATCAGATTGTTCACAAACATCATCATCTTGTAAAATTTATGAACAGAAAGTCTCTTAATTTAGATGATTTTCATCATTTTTTGTTTAACACCGACCTCAATCCACCAATTAGATCTCAG GTTCATCAAGATATGACTGCTCCGTTATCGCATTACTACATATACACGGGACACAATTCGTACTTAACTGGGAACCAGTTAAGTAGTAAATGCAGTGAAGTTCCGATTATTAAAGCGCTTAAACGTGGTGTGAGAGTAATAGAACTTGATCTATGGCCGAAATCATCTGGAGATGATGTTCATGTTCTTCATGGAAG GACGTTGACAAGCCCTGTAAAACTTATCGAATGCTTGAAAGCAATTAAAGAGTATGCTTTTGTAGCTTCACCTTATCCAGTCATCATTACACTCGAAGATCATCTTACACCTGATCTTCAAGAAAAAGTTGCTGAG ATGATCACAGATATATTCGGGTCGATGCTATATTACCCTGAATCCACAAAGTTTGAAGAACTACCAAATCCCGAAAGTTTAAAACATCGGATTCTCATTTCGACCAAACCTCCAAAAGAGTACCTTGAATCCAAAGACGACGAGCGTAGTAGCTCACATAAGAACAAAGTTTCAGATGTTGATGATGATACTTGGAGTGAAGACAGAAGTTATAAG TCAGGAAGTGACTATGATGTTGATACTGAAGAACTGTTAAAAGACAAGAAATCATGTTCGTCTCCTGTTTACAAACGGTTGATTGCGATTCATGCTGGTAAACCCAAAGGTGGACTAAAGGATGCTTTAAAAGTTGAAAAGGACAAAGTCAGACGTCTAAGTTTATCAGAACAAGCGCTTGAAAAGGCGGTAGAAAATCATGGACAGGATGTTGTGAG GTTCACGCAGAAGAACATTCTTAGGATTTATCCTAAAGGGACCCGTATTACGTCCTCAAATTACAAGCCACTAATTGGTTGGCTACATGGAGCTCAGATGGTTGCATTTAATATGCAG GGGTATGGTAGATCATTGTGGTTAATGCAGGGAATGTTTAGAGCTAATGGAAGTTGTGGTTATGTGAAAAAACCAGATTTTTTAATGAGATGTGGGCCCAAGAATGAGGTGTTTAATCCTAAAGCTAAGCTACCAGCCAGGACAACATTAAAG GTGAAAGTTTACATGGGAGATGGATGGCATCTGGATTTTAAGAAAACGCATTTCGATAAATACTCTCCGCCAGATTTTTACACCAAG GTGGGTATAGCTGGAGCATCTGTTGATAAGCAAATGAAAAGAACCAAAATCAAGGAGGACAATTGGACACCTGTTTGGAACGAAGAGTTTACGTTTCCATTAGCAGTTCCAGAATTAGCTATACTTAGAATTGAAGTGCATGATTACAACATGTCTGAAAAAGATGATTTTGCTGGACAAATTTGTCTTCCTGTTTTAGAGTTGAAGCCCGGAATCCGGGCGGTCCCACTTTGTAACCGTAAGGGAGTCCAATACACATCAACAAGGTTACTGATGAGATTTGAGATTATATAA
- the LOC139851527 gene encoding phosphoinositide phospholipase C 4-like isoform X5: protein MKRMGNYKVCYCFTRNFKITESEPPDDVREAFKKYSGDGINMSADQFRRFLDEFHNEQVSIAEAERLVDQIVHKHHHLVKFMNRKSLNLDDFHHFLFNTDLNPPIRSQVHQDMTAPLSHYYIYTGHNSYLTGNQLSSKCSEVPIIKALKRGVRVIELDLWPKSSGDDVHVLHGRTLTSPVKLIECLKAIKEYAFVASPYPVIITLEDHLTPDLQEKVAEMITDIFGSMLYYPESTKFEELPNPESLKHRILISTKPPKEYLESKDDERSSSHKNKVSDVDDDTWSEDRSYKVYKKSCSSPVYKRLIAIHAGKPKGGLKDALKVEKDKVRRLSLSEQALEKAVENHGQDVVRFTQKNILRIYPKGTRITSSNYKPLIGWLHGAQMVAFNMQGYGRSLWLMQGMFRANGSCGYVKKPDFLMRCGPKNEVFNPKAKLPARTTLKVKVYMGDGWHLDFKKTHFDKYSPPDFYTKVGIAGASVDKQMKRTKIKEDNWTPVWNEEFTFPLAVPELAILRIEVHDYNMSEKDDFAGQICLPVLELKPGIRAVPLCNRKGVQYTSTRLLMRFEII, encoded by the exons aTGAAAAGAATGGGTAATTATAAGGTATGCTACTGTTTTACTAGAAACTTCAAAATAACAGAATCTGAACCACCGGATGACGTCAGAGAAGCGTTTAAAAAATACTCCGGTGACGGAATCAACATGTCAGCAGATCAGTTCCGGCGGTTTTTAGATGAGTTTCACAATGAACAAGTATCAATTGCTGAAGCTGAACGTTTAGTGGATCAGATTGTTCACAAACATCATCATCTTGTAAAATTTATGAACAGAAAGTCTCTTAATTTAGATGATTTTCATCATTTTTTGTTTAACACCGACCTCAATCCACCAATTAGATCTCAG GTTCATCAAGATATGACTGCTCCGTTATCGCATTACTACATATACACGGGACACAATTCGTACTTAACTGGGAACCAGTTAAGTAGTAAATGCAGTGAAGTTCCGATTATTAAAGCGCTTAAACGTGGTGTGAGAGTAATAGAACTTGATCTATGGCCGAAATCATCTGGAGATGATGTTCATGTTCTTCATGGAAG GACGTTGACAAGCCCTGTAAAACTTATCGAATGCTTGAAAGCAATTAAAGAGTATGCTTTTGTAGCTTCACCTTATCCAGTCATCATTACACTCGAAGATCATCTTACACCTGATCTTCAAGAAAAAGTTGCTGAG ATGATCACAGATATATTCGGGTCGATGCTATATTACCCTGAATCCACAAAGTTTGAAGAACTACCAAATCCCGAAAGTTTAAAACATCGGATTCTCATTTCGACCAAACCTCCAAAAGAGTACCTTGAATCCAAAGACGACGAGCGTAGTAGCTCACATAAGAACAAAGTTTCAGATGTTGATGATGATACTTGGAGTGAAGACAGAAGTTATAAGGTTT ACAAGAAATCATGTTCGTCTCCTGTTTACAAACGGTTGATTGCGATTCATGCTGGTAAACCCAAAGGTGGACTAAAGGATGCTTTAAAAGTTGAAAAGGACAAAGTCAGACGTCTAAGTTTATCAGAACAAGCGCTTGAAAAGGCGGTAGAAAATCATGGACAGGATGTTGTGAG GTTCACGCAGAAGAACATTCTTAGGATTTATCCTAAAGGGACCCGTATTACGTCCTCAAATTACAAGCCACTAATTGGTTGGCTACATGGAGCTCAGATGGTTGCATTTAATATGCAG GGGTATGGTAGATCATTGTGGTTAATGCAGGGAATGTTTAGAGCTAATGGAAGTTGTGGTTATGTGAAAAAACCAGATTTTTTAATGAGATGTGGGCCCAAGAATGAGGTGTTTAATCCTAAAGCTAAGCTACCAGCCAGGACAACATTAAAG GTGAAAGTTTACATGGGAGATGGATGGCATCTGGATTTTAAGAAAACGCATTTCGATAAATACTCTCCGCCAGATTTTTACACCAAG GTGGGTATAGCTGGAGCATCTGTTGATAAGCAAATGAAAAGAACCAAAATCAAGGAGGACAATTGGACACCTGTTTGGAACGAAGAGTTTACGTTTCCATTAGCAGTTCCAGAATTAGCTATACTTAGAATTGAAGTGCATGATTACAACATGTCTGAAAAAGATGATTTTGCTGGACAAATTTGTCTTCCTGTTTTAGAGTTGAAGCCCGGAATCCGGGCGGTCCCACTTTGTAACCGTAAGGGAGTCCAATACACATCAACAAGGTTACTGATGAGATTTGAGATTATATAA